One region of Natronobacterium texcoconense genomic DNA includes:
- a CDS encoding IclR family transcriptional regulator, with protein sequence MTDTSNRSVERGFAIVDELAANGPGRVSELAERLEMPVSTVHDYLQALVSTGYVTVEGKEYRTTARFLEVGHRHCHRLEIYQAVRDQLETVAEETGEHVTLLIEENDQAVILAVEEGPDAINLFAYPGARIPIHATAPGKAMLAHMDDERVDELLEEELVEITSRTVTDPDVLSEQLEEIRERGYAVDEGERIAGMVCVAAPVLDKDDRIRGAICVCGPQSRLDESRREEIADVVQRAANVTQVNLDYV encoded by the coding sequence ATGACGGACACGTCGAATCGATCGGTCGAACGCGGGTTCGCCATCGTCGACGAACTCGCGGCGAACGGTCCGGGTCGCGTCTCGGAACTCGCTGAGCGACTCGAGATGCCCGTCAGCACGGTCCACGACTACCTCCAAGCGCTGGTCTCGACGGGCTACGTGACGGTTGAGGGCAAGGAGTATCGGACCACGGCCCGCTTTCTCGAGGTCGGGCACCGCCACTGCCACCGCCTCGAGATCTACCAAGCCGTCCGCGACCAGCTCGAGACGGTCGCCGAAGAGACCGGCGAGCACGTGACCCTGCTGATCGAGGAGAACGACCAGGCGGTGATCCTCGCCGTCGAGGAGGGGCCGGACGCGATCAACCTGTTCGCGTACCCGGGTGCGAGAATACCGATTCACGCCACGGCTCCCGGGAAGGCGATGCTCGCACACATGGACGATGAGCGAGTCGACGAACTGCTCGAGGAGGAACTCGTCGAGATTACCTCCCGGACCGTCACGGATCCCGACGTGCTGTCCGAGCAACTCGAGGAAATCCGCGAGCGGGGGTACGCGGTCGACGAGGGCGAACGCATCGCGGGGATGGTCTGTGTCGCGGCACCGGTCCTCGACAAAGACGATCGAATCCGCGGTGCGATCTGCGTCTGTGGCCCACAGAGCCGACTCGACGAGTCGCGTCGCGAGGAGATCGCCGACGTCGTCCAGCGAGCCGCAAACGTCACGCAGGTCAACCTGGATTACGTCTGA
- a CDS encoding MFS transporter: protein MGDGDPPSSDSLESDGTGNVRSENRTRVLAAVSGGFGTIAVGLLVMAPLLPAIIADLEISPFQAGLGLSVMWGLNALGQYPGGRVSDVTGRKTVLVFGLAGFVAGFAIVTASTTFVGYLIGVGVLGLCSGTYPATGYTLLSELYGERQGRAFGIYTAFWDIGGGLSAGLAAAALATGEWRLAFPPVIVLAVATSFLIHTWNDEPYALSRVGFDVRETLERVVFGRESQRLILAFCLFFLTWQGAVSFLPTFLQSEKGLSAGLAATAFASLFLVGIVMKPISGNLGDRFGRLRTAVCALTIGAAGLVALGFAQSTWTLLGAVVLFAIGLMSVTPPLLAHVMSTLPDSSAGADVGSFRTIYMGIGSLGPAYVGFIAELSTYGVAFGGLIVSLLASATLVVSARRF from the coding sequence ATGGGTGACGGCGATCCGCCCTCGAGTGACAGCCTCGAGAGCGACGGTACCGGGAACGTGCGCAGCGAGAATCGGACTCGCGTCCTCGCGGCGGTGTCGGGCGGGTTCGGAACGATCGCTGTCGGACTGCTCGTCATGGCACCGCTGTTGCCGGCTATCATCGCCGACCTGGAAATTTCGCCGTTTCAGGCGGGGCTCGGACTGTCGGTCATGTGGGGGCTGAACGCGCTCGGGCAGTACCCCGGTGGACGGGTGTCGGACGTGACCGGTCGCAAGACGGTTCTCGTGTTCGGACTAGCTGGGTTCGTCGCCGGATTCGCCATCGTGACGGCGTCGACCACGTTCGTGGGCTACCTGATCGGCGTCGGCGTCCTGGGGCTATGTTCCGGGACGTATCCGGCGACCGGTTACACGTTACTGTCGGAGCTGTACGGGGAACGGCAGGGGAGAGCGTTCGGTATCTACACTGCGTTCTGGGACATCGGCGGTGGACTGTCGGCGGGGCTGGCGGCCGCAGCCCTCGCGACCGGCGAGTGGCGACTGGCCTTTCCACCGGTCATCGTCCTCGCCGTCGCTACGTCTTTCCTGATTCACACCTGGAACGACGAACCGTACGCCCTGTCACGAGTGGGTTTCGACGTCCGGGAGACCCTGGAGCGGGTCGTCTTCGGCCGCGAAAGCCAGCGGCTGATTCTTGCGTTCTGTCTGTTCTTTCTCACCTGGCAGGGTGCTGTCAGCTTTCTTCCGACGTTCCTCCAGTCCGAAAAGGGACTGTCCGCGGGACTGGCAGCGACTGCGTTCGCGTCGCTCTTTCTCGTCGGGATAGTGATGAAACCGATCTCGGGGAACCTCGGCGACCGGTTCGGACGACTTCGGACTGCAGTCTGTGCGCTCACGATCGGTGCAGCGGGGCTGGTGGCGCTCGGTTTCGCCCAATCGACGTGGACTCTGCTCGGGGCCGTCGTGCTCTTCGCGATCGGACTCATGTCCGTGACGCCGCCCCTGCTCGCACACGTGATGTCCACGTTACCTGATTCGAGCGCAGGCGCCGACGTCGGGAGCTTCAGGACGATTTACATGGGAATCGGGAGCCTCGGCCCAGCCTACGTCGGGTTCATCGCGGAGCTGAGTACGTACGGCGTCGCCTTCGGCGGACTGATCGTCTCGCTGCTCGCAAGTGCCACGCTCGTCGTCTCGGCTCGTCGCTTCTGA
- a CDS encoding TRAP transporter permease → MSTETASPETPSGTDTLAVKALDNAITLSALILWAIVLWWAWTQNIGRTQYGVLFLGGILVVYIISEVKEAVAEQDYLDLLILVACGAVMVTATIYIYTDYEAFYIRRQGWAPDHEYRLAWLVITVILYLTWRSYGNVFLALIGGAMLYAMYGYYVPGLFGHSGLDTIHMLQMLITDLAGFYGSLTQLTAAWIAPFLLYAGLLFAFGAFDLILRIAIVSAKYIESGVAQTAVIASAIIGSINGSYAANAGMTGSFTIPTMMDAGLSGRTAAGIEGTASTSGQVLPPVMGASAFVMASMLGIPYWNIIIAGLIPAAILVFSILVAVHYTSINEIGGQDMDFEDYFEYEMTRSDKLVQGIRFGVPFAVLLITLGYFQYTVMTAALYTIVTMVTLGIATPVLQSGYNIQTGASESAYVDDVNGVWSREWWSRGRVRPAVRKVGHVRPIHTVLGTARTIRRFKPVETFLEEVSNTIHGFRRGAIILAPIAIILAAVNGVVDLLMTTGVPSRIAIMLMQLSGGILLIAVLFGMGVCIIMGVGMPTVAAYVIVSTLVAPTFINVFEVPELAAHFMVFYAAVMAGVTPPVAIAVVVASGIAGSNFWRSCGKAITIAAPLFVLPISFIYHPEIVSTVIDAQSLFTGALVMGGSITIIFALNYPFELRRRFGLPLRFGLFWLGAFVMVYPGWMLQAAGIALFVATFVSVRYVANGYELPVPAAIER, encoded by the coding sequence ATGAGTACCGAAACCGCAAGTCCCGAAACGCCGTCGGGAACAGATACGCTGGCAGTGAAAGCGCTCGACAACGCCATAACCCTCAGTGCGCTCATTCTGTGGGCGATCGTTCTCTGGTGGGCGTGGACCCAGAACATTGGCCGAACCCAGTACGGCGTGTTGTTCCTCGGTGGCATCCTGGTAGTGTACATCATTTCAGAGGTGAAAGAAGCAGTCGCGGAGCAAGACTACCTCGATCTGCTGATCCTCGTTGCCTGTGGGGCAGTGATGGTAACAGCGACCATTTACATCTATACCGACTACGAGGCCTTCTACATCCGACGCCAGGGGTGGGCACCGGACCACGAGTACCGGCTCGCCTGGCTCGTCATCACGGTGATCCTCTATTTGACCTGGCGCTCGTACGGAAACGTCTTCCTCGCGCTCATCGGTGGCGCGATGCTGTACGCGATGTACGGTTACTACGTGCCGGGTCTGTTCGGCCACAGCGGTCTGGATACGATCCACATGTTGCAGATGCTGATCACCGACCTCGCCGGGTTCTACGGCTCGCTCACACAGCTTACAGCTGCCTGGATCGCCCCCTTCCTGCTGTATGCCGGCTTACTGTTCGCGTTCGGGGCCTTTGACCTCATCTTGCGAATCGCGATCGTCAGCGCCAAGTACATCGAATCCGGCGTCGCCCAGACCGCCGTCATTGCAAGCGCAATTATCGGATCGATCAACGGTAGCTACGCCGCAAACGCCGGTATGACCGGTTCCTTCACCATCCCGACGATGATGGATGCCGGCCTCTCTGGACGAACTGCCGCGGGAATCGAGGGAACCGCCTCGACCTCCGGGCAGGTCCTCCCACCTGTCATGGGTGCGTCGGCGTTCGTGATGGCCTCGATGCTTGGAATCCCGTACTGGAACATCATCATCGCAGGGCTCATCCCCGCCGCAATCCTCGTGTTTAGCATCCTCGTCGCCGTCCACTACACCTCGATCAACGAGATCGGGGGACAGGATATGGACTTCGAGGACTACTTCGAGTACGAGATGACGCGCTCGGACAAACTCGTACAGGGGATCCGATTCGGCGTCCCCTTTGCCGTCTTGCTCATTACGCTCGGGTACTTCCAGTATACGGTTATGACCGCAGCACTTTACACCATTGTCACGATGGTAACTCTCGGGATCGCGACCCCCGTGTTGCAGTCGGGATACAACATTCAAACCGGTGCCAGCGAGTCGGCGTACGTCGACGACGTCAATGGCGTCTGGTCTCGAGAGTGGTGGTCCCGCGGCCGCGTTCGTCCAGCCGTCCGGAAGGTCGGTCACGTCCGTCCAATCCACACGGTCCTGGGGACTGCTCGAACGATCCGTCGCTTCAAACCGGTTGAGACGTTCCTCGAGGAAGTCTCGAACACGATCCACGGGTTCCGTCGCGGGGCGATCATCCTCGCACCGATCGCGATCATCCTCGCCGCAGTCAACGGCGTCGTCGACCTACTGATGACCACCGGCGTCCCCTCGAGGATCGCGATCATGCTGATGCAACTGTCGGGCGGTATCCTGCTGATCGCGGTGCTGTTCGGGATGGGCGTCTGTATCATCATGGGCGTCGGGATGCCGACGGTGGCGGCCTACGTCATCGTCTCGACGCTGGTCGCCCCGACGTTCATCAACGTCTTCGAGGTGCCCGAACTGGCGGCCCACTTCATGGTCTTCTACGCCGCGGTGATGGCAGGCGTGACGCCGCCGGTGGCGATCGCGGTCGTGGTCGCTTCGGGAATCGCCGGCTCGAACTTCTGGCGATCCTGTGGGAAGGCGATCACGATCGCCGCACCGCTTTTCGTGTTGCCGATCTCCTTTATTTACCACCCCGAGATCGTCTCCACCGTGATCGACGCCCAGTCGCTGTTTACCGGCGCGCTCGTCATGGGCGGTTCGATCACGATCATCTTCGCACTCAACTACCCGTTCGAGTTGCGACGGCGATTCGGGCTGCCGCTTCGCTTCGGGCTGTTCTGGCTCGGCGCGTTCGTGATGGTCTACCCCGGCTGGATGCTGCAGGCAGCAGGGATCGCCCTGTTCGTTGCCACCTTCGTCAGCGTCCGCTACGTGGCCAACGGCTACGAACTGCCCGTTCCGGCGGCAATCGAGCGGTAA
- a CDS encoding mandelate racemase/muconate lactonizing enzyme family protein: protein MKDFSNQITNRADDREVEITDIRTCVVDGNFEWNLIQIETDAGVTGIGEAYRGGGVPELVEYTERFLLGENPLDVQRLYRRIIQEMSGHGGTTGKVVTAASGIEIALWDIAGKVLEVPVYQLLGGKFRDEVRIYCDCHAGEAYAVDDGYTEYADAEAYSPESYAREARRVVDMGFTALKFDLDLEMDNEPDPFNGRLTNDAVSDKREIVEAVREEIGDDVDLAFDCHWDYTVESAKRLAHELEPYDLMWLEDLVPPENMGAQKEVTKATKTPVATGENRFRVHEFSELLYDHGVDVVTPDPTTVGGLGETMRIADRAEENYIPLSPHNVCSPIGTMACVHLGAVIPNFDVLEYHALEVDWWDDLIEREEPLIQDGYIEVPEEPGLGVELDEDVAEEHRLEGTEGF, encoded by the coding sequence ATGAAAGACTTCTCCAATCAGATCACGAACCGCGCCGACGACCGCGAGGTCGAGATTACCGATATCCGGACCTGTGTCGTCGACGGCAACTTCGAGTGGAACCTAATCCAGATCGAGACCGACGCCGGCGTCACCGGTATCGGCGAGGCCTACCGCGGCGGCGGTGTCCCCGAACTCGTCGAGTACACCGAGCGGTTCCTGCTCGGCGAGAACCCGCTGGACGTCCAGCGGCTCTACCGACGAATAATCCAGGAGATGTCCGGCCACGGCGGGACGACCGGCAAGGTCGTGACTGCCGCCTCGGGCATCGAAATCGCGCTGTGGGATATCGCCGGGAAGGTCCTCGAGGTACCCGTCTACCAGCTACTGGGCGGCAAGTTCCGCGACGAGGTACGAATCTACTGCGACTGTCACGCTGGCGAGGCCTACGCCGTCGACGACGGCTACACCGAGTACGCCGACGCCGAGGCGTACTCGCCGGAATCGTACGCCCGCGAGGCACGCCGCGTCGTCGACATGGGCTTTACCGCGCTGAAGTTCGACCTCGACCTCGAGATGGACAACGAACCCGATCCGTTCAACGGGCGGCTGACGAACGACGCCGTCTCCGACAAACGCGAGATCGTCGAGGCCGTCCGCGAGGAGATCGGCGACGACGTCGACCTCGCGTTCGACTGTCACTGGGACTACACCGTCGAGAGCGCGAAACGACTCGCCCACGAACTCGAGCCCTACGATCTCATGTGGCTCGAGGACCTGGTTCCACCGGAGAATATGGGCGCGCAGAAAGAAGTCACGAAGGCGACGAAAACACCCGTCGCGACCGGCGAGAACCGATTTCGCGTCCACGAGTTCTCCGAGTTACTCTACGACCACGGCGTCGACGTCGTCACGCCCGATCCGACCACCGTCGGCGGTCTCGGCGAGACGATGCGGATCGCCGATCGCGCCGAGGAGAATTACATCCCGCTCTCGCCACACAACGTCTGTAGCCCAATCGGAACGATGGCCTGCGTCCACCTCGGCGCTGTGATCCCGAACTTCGACGTTCTCGAGTATCACGCACTCGAGGTCGACTGGTGGGACGACCTGATAGAGCGCGAGGAGCCGCTGATCCAGGACGGCTACATCGAGGTGCCCGAAGAGCCGGGACTCGGCGTCGAACTCGACGAAGACGTCGCCGAAGAGCATCGACTCGAGGGAACGGAGGGATTCTGA
- a CDS encoding glycerate kinase type-2 family protein, with amino-acid sequence MVEIRCHRRDAVADTRPKEVALECLLAGIEAARPEARVEETVSLRDGTLSIRDTEYDLQSYDDVVLVGAGNAASQFAAALEDVLGEYLTDGAVVTDDPVETTVVDVLAGDHPVPSEEGVRNAREVLKHAREADEGDLVLAALTGGGSALLAAPADPLTISALQTVTEELLACGASIDEINAVRKHCSAIKGGRLARTAAPATVATVALSDVVGDDPSVIASGPTVPDPSSFADALEVVERYDLAVPDSVREFLEEGVEGDRPETPPADDSVFADGRTHVHVVGNSRTALEAASEAATERGYEPLLLSSRVRGESREAALTHVAIAEECREHGAPVEPPAVLLSGGETTVTLGNQYGRGGPNQEFVLGGALALEDEDIAVSAVDTDGIDGATDIAGAIADATTIPETDGRNALERHDASSVLEDANAVVRTGPTGTNVNDLRVIVIESAD; translated from the coding sequence ATGGTCGAGATCAGGTGTCACCGTCGGGACGCCGTCGCCGACACGCGGCCGAAGGAGGTCGCACTCGAGTGTCTGCTCGCCGGAATCGAGGCAGCACGTCCCGAAGCCCGTGTCGAGGAGACGGTCTCGCTGCGGGACGGGACGCTCTCGATCCGGGACACTGAGTACGACCTCCAGTCCTACGACGACGTCGTCCTCGTCGGTGCCGGCAACGCCGCGAGCCAGTTCGCGGCCGCACTCGAGGACGTCCTCGGAGAGTACCTGACCGACGGCGCCGTCGTCACGGACGACCCCGTCGAGACGACGGTCGTCGACGTGCTCGCCGGCGATCATCCGGTTCCGAGCGAGGAGGGCGTTCGAAACGCGCGAGAGGTGCTCAAGCACGCTCGCGAAGCGGACGAAGGCGACCTCGTCCTCGCCGCTCTCACCGGTGGCGGCAGCGCGTTGCTCGCCGCCCCTGCAGACCCGTTGACGATTTCGGCGCTGCAGACGGTGACCGAGGAACTGCTGGCCTGTGGCGCGTCGATCGACGAGATAAACGCCGTCCGAAAACACTGTTCGGCGATCAAGGGCGGCCGACTCGCGCGTACCGCTGCGCCGGCGACGGTCGCGACGGTCGCCCTGAGCGACGTTGTCGGTGACGACCCGAGCGTGATCGCCAGCGGGCCGACTGTGCCGGACCCGTCGTCGTTCGCCGACGCGCTCGAGGTCGTCGAGCGGTACGACCTTGCGGTTCCCGACTCGGTTCGCGAGTTCTTGGAAGAGGGCGTCGAGGGCGACCGGCCGGAGACGCCGCCCGCCGATGATTCGGTCTTCGCCGACGGACGAACGCACGTCCACGTCGTCGGCAACAGTCGAACGGCGCTCGAGGCCGCGAGCGAGGCTGCGACAGAGCGAGGATACGAGCCGCTGCTCCTGTCCTCGCGAGTTCGCGGAGAGTCACGGGAGGCCGCACTCACCCACGTCGCGATCGCCGAGGAGTGTCGCGAGCACGGGGCCCCGGTCGAGCCGCCGGCCGTCCTGCTGTCGGGTGGCGAGACGACCGTGACGCTTGGCAACCAGTACGGTCGCGGTGGGCCGAATCAGGAGTTCGTCCTCGGCGGTGCGCTGGCACTCGAGGACGAGGATATCGCCGTCTCTGCGGTCGATACGGACGGGATCGACGGGGCGACCGATATCGCAGGTGCCATCGCTGACGCGACGACGATTCCCGAAACAGACGGTCGAAACGCCCTCGAGCGACACGACGCATCGTCCGTTCTCGAGGACGCGAACGCGGTCGTCCGGACTGGGCCGACGGGAACCAACGTGAACGACCTTCGCGTGATCGTGATCGAGTCGGCCGACTGA
- a CDS encoding CaiB/BaiF CoA transferase family protein — protein sequence MTRSTASPLEGVRVLDCTQMLAGPFATQLLADLGAEVVKIERAGYGDITRTTGPTVGDSGITAYFASLNRGKRSVELDLSSEAGAAAFESLAETADVLVENYRPGTMEKWGLGYEEISAINPEIVYCSISGFLEGPYRDLPAFDMVVQALGGSMSITGQEDGPPVRPGIPVGDVCAGMYAVVGIVTSLYGGGGEYVEVPMFEGLVSWLTERAGRTFVTDEPYPRLGTAHPTLAPYRAFETADGWFAVAIASDNVWESFCAAIDRPDLLEDDRFATNDDRVENREQLRSELEALFRERSSEKWFSLFREHELPGAPVRNTRELFEDDHLCESGVLDDLEVGGVEFPYPLCPIQFSEATTRSGHGPPQLGEHTEAVLSAVVPDAEMDRFVGDDRS from the coding sequence GTGACCCGATCGACGGCGTCACCGCTCGAGGGGGTACGGGTACTGGACTGTACGCAGATGCTCGCCGGCCCCTTCGCGACGCAGTTGCTCGCCGACCTCGGTGCCGAGGTCGTCAAGATCGAACGGGCCGGCTACGGCGATATCACGCGAACGACCGGCCCCACGGTCGGCGATTCCGGGATCACCGCGTACTTCGCGTCGCTGAACCGCGGCAAACGCAGCGTGGAACTCGACCTCTCGAGCGAGGCGGGCGCGGCAGCGTTCGAATCGCTCGCAGAGACGGCCGACGTCCTGGTCGAGAACTACCGTCCCGGGACGATGGAGAAGTGGGGGCTCGGCTACGAGGAGATCAGCGCGATCAACCCCGAGATCGTCTACTGTTCGATCTCGGGCTTTCTCGAGGGACCGTACCGCGATCTGCCGGCGTTCGACATGGTCGTCCAGGCGCTCGGCGGGAGTATGAGTATCACCGGCCAAGAGGACGGCCCGCCCGTTCGTCCGGGAATTCCCGTCGGCGACGTCTGTGCTGGGATGTACGCGGTCGTCGGCATCGTCACGTCGCTGTACGGCGGTGGCGGCGAGTACGTCGAGGTACCGATGTTCGAGGGACTGGTTTCGTGGCTCACGGAACGGGCCGGACGGACGTTCGTCACCGACGAACCCTATCCGCGACTCGGGACGGCCCACCCCACGCTCGCACCGTACCGTGCGTTCGAGACGGCCGACGGCTGGTTCGCGGTCGCTATCGCGAGCGACAACGTCTGGGAGTCGTTCTGTGCCGCCATCGACCGACCCGACCTCCTCGAGGACGACCGGTTCGCGACGAACGACGACCGCGTCGAGAACCGCGAGCAGTTACGTTCGGAACTCGAGGCGCTGTTTCGCGAGCGCTCGAGCGAGAAGTGGTTCTCCCTGTTTCGTGAACACGAACTTCCGGGCGCGCCGGTCCGGAATACGCGCGAACTGTTCGAGGACGATCACCTGTGCGAGAGCGGGGTGCTCGACGACCTCGAGGTCGGCGGCGTCGAGTTCCCGTATCCGCTCTGTCCGATCCAGTTTTCGGAAGCGACGACGCGGTCCGGACACGGACCGCCACAGCTCGGAGAACACACCGAAGCAGTCCTTTCTGCGGTCGTTCCCGACGCAGAGATGGATCGGTTCGTCGGCGACGACCGGTCGTAA
- a CDS encoding TAXI family TRAP transporter solute-binding subunit — translation MPDRSSNRRTFLKVTAVTGTVGVAGCIGDEDVDPDEEDPLDEDGDEADANGEPDEDREHHIDVGTSAGGTMDVGLAVEQGVAEESDTLSYSTVESPGYVGSTYRMNEDAFDAAFIDTNTMNKAQEGLDMFEEDPVDQLPWQGMLAFPYSIYMMARDGTGIETFDDLAGASVYPAEPGYSTRATTLDVFEQDPIADVYDEMDIVDMDVADAPGAMEEERIDAAIAYGTPGIGNTGWVVEYDARVDVHYVEHTDALIEAIEQFPGAGLSIYDDNPGEEFAWDQDIDTDEIAAWDLNVTVATHPETPDEAIYELCRVGAEHGDTIRNAEERFTPENAEDLLQGALDDYPFHPGAAEFYQDEGVWDDDWVVGDRDEVGEYFD, via the coding sequence ATGCCAGACCGCAGTTCGAACAGGCGGACGTTTCTGAAAGTAACGGCCGTCACAGGTACGGTGGGAGTTGCAGGGTGCATCGGGGACGAAGACGTCGATCCGGACGAGGAAGATCCGCTGGACGAGGACGGCGACGAGGCCGACGCGAACGGTGAACCGGACGAGGACCGGGAACATCACATCGACGTCGGGACGTCGGCCGGTGGGACGATGGACGTCGGCCTCGCGGTAGAACAGGGTGTTGCGGAGGAGAGCGATACCCTGAGTTATTCGACGGTCGAGAGCCCGGGCTACGTCGGATCGACGTACCGGATGAACGAGGACGCCTTCGACGCGGCGTTCATCGACACCAACACGATGAACAAGGCCCAGGAGGGGCTGGACATGTTCGAGGAGGACCCGGTCGATCAGCTTCCCTGGCAGGGGATGTTGGCGTTCCCGTACAGCATCTACATGATGGCTCGCGACGGGACCGGCATCGAGACGTTCGACGACCTCGCGGGTGCAAGCGTCTATCCTGCCGAGCCGGGGTACTCGACGCGCGCGACGACGCTGGACGTGTTCGAGCAGGACCCGATCGCGGACGTCTACGACGAAATGGACATCGTCGACATGGACGTCGCCGACGCGCCGGGTGCGATGGAAGAAGAGCGGATCGACGCTGCCATCGCTTACGGGACGCCGGGTATCGGCAACACCGGGTGGGTCGTCGAGTACGACGCTCGCGTCGACGTCCACTACGTCGAACACACGGACGCACTGATCGAAGCGATCGAGCAGTTCCCGGGCGCCGGGCTCTCGATCTACGACGACAATCCCGGGGAGGAGTTTGCCTGGGATCAGGACATCGACACCGACGAGATCGCCGCGTGGGACCTCAACGTTACAGTTGCGACCCATCCCGAGACGCCCGACGAGGCGATCTACGAGCTGTGTCGCGTCGGTGCCGAACACGGCGATACCATCCGCAACGCCGAGGAACGGTTCACGCCCGAGAACGCAGAGGATCTCCTGCAGGGCGCACTGGACGATTACCCGTTCCACCCCGGCGCCGCCGAGTTCTACCAGGACGAGGGCGTCTGGGACGACGACTGGGTCGTCGGCGACCGAGATGAGGTCGGCGAGTACTTTGACTAA